AAAAGCTGCTTCTTTTAATGGAAGTACATCTTACGCAGATATACCAAATGCTGACCAACTCATGAATACGAAAGACTTCACTATCAGCTTTTGGGTAAAAGGTGATGGAACAAACACTCATGGTAATTTTGTACTCGGAATCGCTGGATGGTATGGTTTTCAATTTGAAATAGCTGGTGACTGGACATGGGTAAAACTCGCCACACAATATGCCTATGGTGCAACAGCAAAAGTAACATCTGGATCAGAAGATAATTGGTGGATCGGTAGCGGATCTACCAAAGATGTTGCAGGATATAACCCCGATGGTACGAAACAAACCGATAAAGGATGGCAAGGGTGGACTTTTAATAAAGATGTCAACTCTAACAACCAAGGAGGAGTTACAAAACTATTCAAAAACACATGGGCTCATGTAGTTTGCACTTACGAATCATCTACTAAACTAGCAACTATGTATGTAAACGGAGAAAAAGTAAAACAACATGACTTTAATCTTTGGCCTGCTGGGGATGATAAACTCACAGTTACAGGATTAAAATACGCAGGAGGAACCACAGATGCTGCAAAACGCCTTGCCCTCGGTTTCATACAGGCTAAAAATGATAGATTTATTACAGATAGTTGGGCAGATGCCTCAGTTACCACAAATAATCACTTTAAAGGACTCTTAGATAATATTAGAATCTTTACAGTTGTAGTAACCGCAGATCAAGCAAAATTAATGTACGACTCAGAAAAATAATTTTTTAAACAATGCAGTGGTAACAAAAATTACCACTGCTTTTTATTTTATCCCCCCACTCAAAAAAAACTTATTATGAAACTATTCAATATTTTTTTATATTTCTCAGTACCACTTTTTTTTTGCACCCAGTGTAAAAAAAATAATCTCGATATAATAAACCCTAATAGCATAACCCTCATAGGAGCATCTATCGGAACGTATGAATTATCTCTTTTAGATTCTACAAAAAATACCCAAATCCCCATAAATAATTCCATACTTTTGAGATTTTCATCCCCTTTGGATAGTAT
The sequence above is drawn from the Chitinophagaceae bacterium genome and encodes:
- a CDS encoding Ig-like domain-containing protein codes for the protein MQKTNVLWKSILVVVITTGITLYISSCKKEVVIDPALNTITIGSFDLNGVTAASTVPVNGTVTATFNKDIDVSSVNSTNITVIDYGDKPISTSLSVSGSTLSIVFANLFTGAGYTIGITNLKTTDGGTFPTITRKFATTGTFAPSGVVAFWDFEGADISAASKDKVGSYNVDPASVVDVTLAASKNDILGKAASFNGSTSYADIPNADQLMNTKDFTISFWVKGDGTNTHGNFVLGIAGWYGFQFEIAGDWTWVKLATQYAYGATAKVTSGSEDNWWIGSGSTKDVAGYNPDGTKQTDKGWQGWTFNKDVNSNNQGGVTKLFKNTWAHVVCTYESSTKLATMYVNGEKVKQHDFNLWPAGDDKLTVTGLKYAGGTTDAAKRLALGFIQAKNDRFITDSWADASVTTNNHFKGLLDNIRIFTVVVTADQAKLMYDSEK